The genomic window TCATCTTCATCGACGAGATCGACGCCATCGCCGCCAAGCGGACGGAGTCGAAGACCTCCGGCGACGCCGAGGTCCAGCGGACCATGATGCAGCTCCTGAGCGAAATGGACGGCTTCGAGGAGCGCGGCGAGATCCGCATCATCGCCGCCACCAACCGCTTCGACATGCTCGACCGCGCCATCCTCCGGCCCGGTCGGTTCGACCGCCTCATCGAGGTTCCCAAGCCCGACGCCGAGGGCCGTGAGATCATCTTCAAGATCCACACCCGCGGCATGAACGTCGCCGACGACGTCGAGTTCGGCGAACTGGCCGAGGACGTCGAGGAGGCCTCCGGGGCCGACATCAAGGCGATCTGCACCGAGGCCGGTATGTTCGCCATTCGCGACGACCGCACGGAAATCCGTATGGAGGACTTCCACAGCGCCTGGGACAAGGTCCAAGCCGACTCCAGCGAGACCGAGGACGTCTCGAAGACCTTCGCCTAGACGGCTTTTACTCTCCGTTTCTCACGCCTCGAGAGCGGCGCGTTTCGAGGTCCTGATCGTGAACTGAGTTCGCGATCGTCCGCGTTCGAATAGCGGGCGGACCAGCTACAGTGCCGTGAAGACGAGATAGGGTACGATAAACAGGGCGACCGTCAGCACGGCGAGGATCGCCAGATAGCCGATACCCGTGCCGGCCGCGGCGAGCCACGCCGGATGATCGAACTCACTGAGATCGATTGCCATACGAATACCGTCTGGGGAGACGAGTATAAGCGTACCGGAACCGAGAACCAGTCGGTATCAGTTGCGAGCCGGTCCCCGCACGCGACGACCCTACCGCCACGCGTCCAGCGAGACGGCGTCCCGCTCGGTCATCGAGAGCCAGACGTCGTCCCGTGTGATATCGGCGATCACGAGGTGTGGCTGTCCGTCGATCTCGTCGATCGCGGCGACGACATCCCCGTCGGCCGCCGACTCACTTCCGACCGATCCGGCCTCGAGTGTCATATTTCACGATAGTCTTCCAGGATGTATGAACGTTTTGGTACTGGCCGAGAAGGTGGTTGACTACTTGTTGTTATCGGGTTCTATTGACGGTAAATTGGATGTATTGGCTATATATTTTGAGAAAGTAAATTACAGAGTGTCGCGGTACCGAGCGACAGCGCGGGTGGAAACCGACGCGCGGCGACGACGGTTTCCGGACCGTTTTTACCGGGTGACTGGCTAGGAACGCTCAATGACGAAGATCGTCGTGGTGGACAACCACGGACAGTTCACCCACTTAGAGCGCCGGGCCCTTCGCGACCTCGGCGTCGACACGGAGTTGATCGACAACGAGACACCGCCCGAAGACGTCGACGCCGACGGCGTCGTCCTCTCCGGCGGTCCCGACATGGACCGGATCGGCCACTCGGCCGACTACCTCGAGGCCGACGTTCCGGTACTCGGCATCTGCCTCGGCATGCAACTGATCGCCGCGGAACTCGACGGTCGCGTCGGCGGCGGCGAGTACGGCGGCTACGCCGACGTGAACGTCGAGATCGTCGACGACGACGACCCGCTGACCGGGTCGCTCCACCCCGAAACGCGCGTCTGGGCCAGCCACGCCGACGAAGTGAAGGAGCTCCCCGACGGCTTCGAGCTCACCGCCCGGAGCGACGTCTGCGGCGTCGAGGCCA from Haloterrigena sp. KLK7 includes these protein-coding regions:
- a CDS encoding GMP synthase subunit A; translated protein: MTKIVVVDNHGQFTHLERRALRDLGVDTELIDNETPPEDVDADGVVLSGGPDMDRIGHSADYLEADVPVLGICLGMQLIAAELDGRVGGGEYGGYADVNVEIVDDDDPLTGSLHPETRVWASHADEVKELPDGFELTARSDVCGVEAMSDTDRDLYGVQWHPEVAHTEEGDEIFENFLEICESE